The Drosophila teissieri strain GT53w chromosome X, Prin_Dtei_1.1, whole genome shotgun sequence genome has a segment encoding these proteins:
- the LOC122624890 gene encoding uncharacterized protein LOC122624890: protein MDIFESFCRTCGNECLESLSIYKESAQALDKMVPISDMLAACLPASLPPLNPEDDYPKQICRICVKKLSMAFEFSHQWLGAHSEFNVALKFEQRRRRSQASKSQSQSQTQGQAPTHPAEPKNEQLPTEPADAVTPKIQSEREIAPSTVEAKSSTDSRPGFKCGICNECFYTEKACKFHFKFSHKDL, encoded by the exons ATGGACATCTTCGAGAGCTTCTGCCGAACGTGCGGGAATGAGTGCCTGGAATCGCTGTCCATCTACAAGGAAAGTGCCCAAGCGCTGGACAAGATGGTGCCCATTTCCGATATGCTGGCGGCCTGTCTGCCCGCCTCCTTGCCGCCACTGAATCCAGAAGATGACTATCCCAAGCAGATTTGCCGCATCTGCGTGAAGAAGCTATCCATGGCCTTCGAGTTCAGCCACCAGTGGCTGGGCGCCCACAGCGAGTTCAACGTGGCCCTGAAGTTCGAGCAGCGCAGAAGGCGCAGCCAGGCCAGCaaatcccagtcccagtcccagacCCAGGGCCAAGCCCCAACCCACCCGGCGGAGCCCAAGAATGAGCAACTGCCCACGGAGCCGGCGGATGCAGTGACGCCTAAAATCCAATCGGAAAGGG AAATTGCTCCTTCCACCGTTGAGGCCAAGTCCAGCACCGATTCCAGACCGGGCTTCAAGTGCGGCATCTGCAACGAATGCTTTTACACGGAGAAGGCCTGCAAATTTCACTTTAAGTTTTCGCACAAGGATCTTTAG
- the LOC122623961 gene encoding zinc finger protein ZPR1 — MSTVSAASGSNATSPPENVENVRPEPIFREINAEQTDEVVEIESACMNCFETGVTRLLPTKIPFFREVVLMSFKCDHCGHINNEMQSASEIQKSGIRIELQVQSVADLNRRVVRSDNSSISIPEVELEIPVQSQKGEVTTVEGIIERTIAGLSQDQDKRRIDHPEAAASIDKYIERLHSLKEVTTPFRLLLEDISGNSFVENPLAPAADAQLKTSYFTRSQLQNEQLGLYEQNHEEQHLLKPIAEDAWPIENLHGEVLQFPTNCPSCQAPCETNMKLTNIPHFKEVVIMATVCGACGHKTNEVKSGGGVEEQGVRFRVQIVSREDLTRDVLKSETCSLSIPELDLEVGPHALCGRFTTVEGLLVAMRDQLDGTLFHDSADETTKQQMQRFLDSFEDVMNLKRVITLVLEDPAGNTYVQSLSDDDKEPDDKLTVERYDRSFEDNEDLGLNDMKTEGYEQEA, encoded by the exons ATGTCCACCGTGAGTGCCGCCAGCGGCAGCAATGCCACCAGTCCGCCGGAGAATGTTGAGAACGTCCGGCCGGAGCCAATCTTCCGGGAGATCAACGCAGAGCAGACCGACGAGGTGGTGGAGATCGAGTCCGCCTGCATGAACTGCTTCGAAACCGGAGTCACCCGGCTGCTGCCCACCAAGATACCCTTCTTCCGCGAGGTGGTCCTCATGTCCTTCAAGTGCGATCACTGCGGCCACATCAACAACGAGATGCAGTCGGCATCGGAGATCCAAAAGTCTGGCATTCGAATCGAACTGCAGGTGCAATCCGTGGCCGATCTCAATCGTCGCGTAGTGCGCTCGGATAACTCCAGTATCAGCATACcggaggtggagctggagatcCCAGTGCAGTCGCAGAAAGGCGAGGTGACCACCGTGGAAGGCATCATCGAGCGGACGATAGCCGGCTTGTCGCAGGATCAGGATAAGCGGCGCATCGATCATCCGGAGGCAGCTGCTTCCATTGACAAGTACATCGAGCGATTGCACAGCTTGAAGGAAGTGACAACGCCCTTTCGCCTGCTCCTCGAGGACATATCCGGCAATAGCTTCGTTGAGAATCCGCTGGCACCTGCTGCCGATGCGCAGCTAAAGACTTCGTACTTCACACGCAGCCAGCTTCAGAACGAGCAGTTGG GCCTGTACGAACAGAATCACGAGGAGCAGCACCTACTGAAGCCCATTGCCGAGGACGCGTGGCCCATTGAGAATCTGCACGGCGAGGTGCTCCAGTTCCCCACCAATTGTCCCAGCTGCCAGGCGCCTTGCGAGACGAACATGAAGCTGACAAACATCCCGCACTTTAAGGAGGTGGTGATTATGGCCACCGTCTGCGGTGCCTGTGGCCACAAGACGAACGAAGTAAAGTCCGGCGGCGGAGTGGAAGAGCAGGGCGTTCGCTTCCGCGTGCAGATTGTCAGCCGGGAGGATTTGACGCGCGATGTGCTCAAGTCGGAGACGTGCAGCTTGTCCATACCGGAGCTGGACCTCGAGGTGGGTCCGCATGCCCTGTGCGGGCGATTCACCACCGTGGAGGGTCTGCTGGTGGCCATGCGGGATCAGTTGGACGGCACGCTCTTCCACGACTCGGCTGACGAGACGACcaagcagcagatgcagcgATTCCTCGACTCCTTTGAGGATGTCATGAATCTAAAGCGAGTTATTACACTTGTGCTGGAGGATCCGGCCGGCAATACGTACGTGCAATCGCTGAGCGATGACGATAAGGAGCCGGATGACAAGCTGACTGTGGAGCGATACGATCGCTCCTTTGAGGACAACGAGGATCTGGGCCTGAATGACATGAAGACCGAGGGCTACGAGCAGGAGGCGTGA
- the LOC122623036 gene encoding uncharacterized protein CG7065 — MSFLPGEPVPPGFEEDDDVTRTAVIQKQIESYTGGPLIGTEYTIELHEPVQLRPDYFCVLCQTCTDARTVFVHWTSQAHRTKYLQTHFQKAYNELQKLKRTPNSSGDLVIATGNLVKCIEKHFGRSRNLMTATGEDFRRFRAKICSQVRDSFHFDECAGPDFSDDAQRVIRELKSDDSIKISLKMNDDGPGDGNDQHVDGNIIALDAISSDDESFGGPTAPVVQMSKGLLRKKNQLAEDASGRGKNRSPPPPGGVNKTQHLPTPKELSIQASLIAQERYKWEKFRCMLELQLKQLRDETETYESNPEKHPDYPDEWKQFWNRRYKQLQEEKKCDPNQYDYKPEWISYWKDRRIELFNISVNKIKKDLKEKFKLGDEDEEKTKELMERYKIRVASPREVPAPTNAANRRKPNFRSNRPIGGTGGAPEAVIDISDDEAESPPSRGRGSYNRRSLSHSLSPKRGGGGGRRPLRRSRSRSPRRNYRRPTSRSRSRSRSLRRRSRSPPFYRGRGHGPPSRERAMSPGSRDYGDRRSLERDRERERSSEYYPRNEGYARASRGYEHVETFRVLDSRVYPEYNMTKVRSISPAVSSIKEKEPSEPVEEGPLTVVSVLRMLSAVEEHLGSLGPKALNLLSKALAMEMVQPNAAEDLLLNDDNCVFLETTKEKLKGILIAEVLDDPQKVRVVKKLITNIAAVIFQANAKGSTDVVEAKVKANANPAPIQLPFDRNVVAPKLANALVLKGYYDVTTGDMNNLLHLLTLLVKTDKQRRQVDKNNSLTFEEIKAKLGLQNEPSPDNMGIDLDELMKEVEHQLNKESVDVVPAAPGAAAKVQADAAGGSSGMESLTDSDLQTLLQNFKFLSNEEQVHLIGHLRKLEVQEPSRVERLRKYVNLAELSGDGESCSDFLSRVVNIGGATKAVAATKSKASALGGRISAVAAIASAPKAGLSSLSARRPSLDRERDRERDLSSLPINKQRRGRNTPSFMLDDDDEEDDDYNFDDLVMKACDSNGGGGSGAGGPNKAGGPPVIPVESSPNALTFKPAATTKISLKDTESIIANLMGTLSKGGSSGGSPSGGNRNYMMNQPHPQHGAPNAPSLSQKPGQNLGQKQSGAGAGYSNAGYPGQQQQQGRSFGQEPQQLMSGLSGGPDANPYPNQQGYGGYHPFAGNGVQQNYGGMGPGPGGYGGAPINPWANNAPPQPPFNQMPQNFMGAQQQQPHYNNMFGGRH; from the exons ATGAGTTTCCTGCCGGGCGAGCCGGTACCGCCCGGTttcgaggaggacgacgacgtgACCCGCACGGCGGTCATACAAAAGCAGATCGAGAGCTACACCGGTGGACCACTGATCGGCACCGAATACACCATCGAGCTGCACGAGCCGGTCCAACTGCGTCCGGATTACTTCTGTGTGCTGTGCCAGACCTGCACGGATGCACGCACCGTGTTTGTGCACTGGACATCGCAGGCGCACCGCACCAAGTACCTGCAAACCCACTTCCAGAAGGCCTACAATGAGCTGCAGAAGCTGAAGCGCACCCCCAACAGCTCTGGGGACCTGGTGATTGCCACTGGGAACTTGGTCAAGTGCATTGAGAAGCACTTCGGCAGGTCGCGCAATCTCATGACTGCAACTGGTGAGGATTTTCGGCGTTTTCGCGCCAAAATCTGCAGTCAGGTGCGGGATAGCTTTCATTTCGATGAGTGCGCTGGGCCAGATTTTTCCGATGACGCTCAGCGCGTGATCCGCGAACTGAAATCTGATGATTCCATTAAGATCAGCTTGAAGATGAACGACGACGGACCCGGGGACGGCAACGACCAGCATGTTGATGGAAATATTATTGCCTTGGATGCCATATCCAGTGATGATGAGAGCTTTGGCGGGCCAACGGCTCCGGTTGTGCAGATGTCGAAGGGGCTGTTGCGCAAGAAGAATCAGCTGGCCGAAGATGCCagcgggcgtggcaaaaatcgCTCGCCCCCACCTCCCGGGGGCGTGAACAAAACCCAGCACCTGCCCACGCCCAAGGAGCTGTCTATTCAGGCCTCTTTAATTGCCCAAGAGCGCTACAAATGGGAGAAGTTCCGTTGCATGCTGGAACTTCAGCTCAAGCAGCTGCGCGATGAAACGGAGACGTACGAATCGAATCCCGAGAAACATCCCGATTACCCGGATGAGTGGAAACAGTTCTGGAATCGGCGCTAcaagcagctgcaggaggagaagAAGTGCGATCCGAATCAATACGACTACAAGCCGGAGTGGATTAGCTACTGGAAGGATCGCCGCATCGAACTGTTCAACATATCGGTGAATAAAATCAAGAAAGATCTCAAAGAGAAGTTCAAGCTGGGCGACGAGGACGAAGAGAAGACCAAGGAGCTGATGGAGCGCTACAAGATCCGTGTGGCCAGTCCGCGTGAGGTGCCTGCCCCCACCAATGCCGCCAATCGTCGCAAGCCGAACTTCCGCAGCAATCGTCCAATAGGTGGGACTGGCGGAGCACCCGAAGCCGTCATCGATATCAGCGATGATGAGGCCGAGAGTCCTCCGTCTCGTGGTCGTGGCTCCTACAATCGGCGCTCCCTCTCTCATTCGTTGTCCCCCAAACgaggtggtggcggcggaCGTCGTCCCTTACGGCGCTCCCGCAGTCGTTCGCCGCGTCGCAACTATAGGCGACCAACTTCACGCTCCCGCTCGCGTTCGCGCAGCCTGAGACGCCGGTCTCGCTCGCCGCCGTTCTACCGTGGCCGTGGTCATGGTCCACCATCCAGGGAGCGTGCTATGTCGCCTGGCTCCAGGGACTACGGTGATCGGCGCAGCTTGGAGCGGGATCGTGAGCGCGAGCGCTCTTCCGAGTACTATCCCCGAAACGAGGGCTATGCTCGAGCATCGCGCGGCTATGAGCATGTGGAGACCTTCCGCGTATTGGATTCCCGCGTGTATCCTGAGTACAATATGACCAAGGTGCGCTCGATTTCGCCTGCCGTTTCGTCCATCAAGGAGAAGGAACCATCGGAGCCCGTTGAGGAGGGACCACTGACTGTGGTCAGTGTGCTGCGCATGCTGTCCGCCGTCGAGGAGCACCTGGGCAGCCTGGGACCCAAGGCCCTCAATCTGCTTAGCAAGGCACTGGCCATGGAGATGGTGCAGCCCAATGCAGCCGAGGATTTGCTGCTGAACGACGACAACTGTGTGTTCCTAGAGACCACCAAGGAGAAGCTTAAGGGCATTCTCATCGCCGAGGTGCTGGACGATCCGCAAAAGGTGCGCGTGGTCAAGAAACTAATCACGAACATAGCAGCCGTCATCTTTCAGGCGAACGCCAAAG GTTCCACCGATGTCGTCGAGGCCAAGGTTAAGGCAAATGCCAATCCGGCGCCCATACAGCTGCCCTTCGATCGCAACGTGGTGGCCCCCAAGTTGGCCAATGCGCTGGTACTCAAGGGATACTACGACGTGACCACCGGCGACATGAACAATCTGCTCCACCTGCTAACGCTGCTGGTGAAGACGGACAAACAGCGCCGCCAGGTGGACAAGAACAACAGCCTGACATTCGAGGAGATAAAGGCAAAGCTCGGTCTGCAAAATGAGCCGTCGCCCGATAACATGGGCATTGATCTGGACGAGCTGATGAAGGAGGTGGAGCACCAGCTGAACAAGGAGTCCGTCGACGTGGTGCCCGCCGCTCCGGGAGCAGCGGCCAAGGTTCAAGCTGATGCAGCCGGTGGCAGCAGTGGCATGGAATCGCTAACGGATTCAGATCTCCAGACCCTGCTGCAGAACTTCAAGTTTCTGTCGAACGAGGAGCAGGTGCATCTCATTGGCCATCTGCGCAAGCTGGAGGTACAGGAGCCGTCGCGCGTAGAGCGTCTGCGCAAGTACGTGAACCTGGCGGAGCTCAGCGGGGATGGCGAGTCCTGCAGTGATTTTCTGTCGCGCGTGGTGAACATTGGTGGGGCAACCAAGGCGGTGGCGGCTACCAAGTCCAAGGCTTCGGCATTGGGTGGCAGGATCTCCGCCGTGGCCGCCATCGCCTCGGCTCCGAAAGCAGGTCTCTCCTCGCTGAGCGCCCGCCGTCCCAGTTTGGATCGTGAGCGGGATCGGGAGCGGGATCTGTCCAGTCTGCCCATCAACAAGCAGCGACGCGGCCGGAACACGCCCAGCTTCATGctcgacgacgatgacgaggaaGATGATGATTACAACTTTGACGATTTGGTGATGAAGGCCTGTGATTCGAATGGCGGCGGTGGGAGTGGTGCCGGCGGCCCCAATAAGGCAGGTGGGCCGCCCGTAATACCCGTGGAATCGTCGCCAAATGCGCTCACTTTTAAGCCGGCAGCCACGACCAAGATTTCGCTGAAAGACACCGAGAGCATTATAGCCAACCTAATGGGCACTTTGAGCAAGGGCGGGAGCTCTGGCGGTTCACCCTCGGGTGGAAATCGCAACTACATGATGAACCAACCGCATCCGCAGCATGGTGCGCCCAATGCGCCGAGCCTAAGTCAGAAGCCAGGCCAGAACCTTGGCCAGAAGCAGtccggagcaggagcaggctATTCCAATGCGGGCTATCcagggcagcagcagcagcagggccGGAGCTTTGGCCAGGAACCCCAGCAGCTGATGAGCGGTTTGAGCGGCGGACCGGATGCCAACCCGTATCCGAATCAGCAGGGCTACGGCGGCTATCATCCGTTTGCGGGCAATGGCGTGCAGCAGAACTACGGGGGCATGGGACCAGGGCCAGGTGGCTACGGCGGAGCGCCCATTAACCCGTGGGCCAACAATGCGCCGCCACAGCCGCCCTTTAACCAGATGCCCCAGAACTTTATGGGcgcccagcaacagcagccgcactATAACAACATGTTCGGTGGGCGTCACTAG
- the LOC122624891 gene encoding histone H3.3A: MARTKQTARKSTGGKAPRKQLATKAARKSAPSTGGVKKPHRYRPGTVALREIRRYQKSTELLIRKLPFQRLVREIAQDFKTDLRFQSAAIGALQEASEAYLVGLFEDTNLCAIHAKRVTIMPKDIQLARRIRGERA; encoded by the exons ATGGCCCGTACTAAGCAGACCGCCCGTAAGTCAACCGGAGGAAAGGCTCCTCGTAAGCAGCTGGCCACCAAGGCAGCCCGTAAATCGGCGCCATCCACCGGCGGAGTGAAGAAGCCCCATCGTTATCGTCCCGGAACCGTGGCTCTTCGTGAGATCCGTCGTTACCAGAAGTCGACTGAGTTGCTCATCCGCAAGCTGCCCTTCCAGCGGCTGGTTCGTGAAATCGCCCAGGATTTCAAGACCGATTTGCGTTTCCAGTCAGCGGCTATCGGTGCCCTGCAG GAAGCATCTGAGGCGTACCTTGTGGGTCTCTTCGAAGACACCAACTTGTGCGCTATCCACGCCAAGCGCGTGACCATCATGCCCAAGGACATCCAGTTGGCGCGCCGCATCCGAGGCGAGCGTGCTTAA
- the LOC122623039 gene encoding frataxin homolog, mitochondrial, producing the protein MFAGRLLARLSRSRAFLATMGSWSKPQSIAHQVILPRTPPTSTDAIQCEGSIANRRFFSSEIETESTLDGATYERVCSDTLDALSDYFEELTENAAELQGTDVAYSDGVLTVNLGRQHGTYVINRQTPNKQIWLSSPTSGPKRYDFVGSVAAGRWVYKHSGQSLHELLQQEIPGILKSESVDFLHLPYCS; encoded by the exons ATGTTTGCCGGTCGCTTACTCGCTCGTTTGAGCCGAAGTCGGGCATTTTTGGCCACCATGGGGAGCTGGTCAAAGCCCCAATCAATCGCCCACCAAGTGATCCTGCCCAGGACACCACCGACATCCACAGATGCGATTCAATGCGAAGGATCCATTGCCAACCGCCGGTTCTTCAGCAGTGAAATTGAGACGGAATCCACGTTGGACGGTGCTACCTACGAGCGAGTGTGCTCCGACACCCTGGACGCACTGAGCGACTACTTCGAGGAGCTGACGGAGAACGCCGCGGAGCTGCAGGGCACGGATGTGGCGTACAGC GATGGCGTGCTCACCGTCAACCTGGGACGCCAGCACGGCACCTATGTGATCAACCGGCAGACGCCCAACAAGCAGATCTGGCTCAGTTCGCCCACCAGCGGTCCCAAGCGATACGATTTCGTCGGCTCCGTGGCGGCGGGCAGATGGGTCTACAAGCACAGTGGTCAGTCGCTGCacgagctgctgcagcaggagatACCCGGCATACTGAAGTCAGAGTCCGTGGACTTCCTTCACCTGCCCTATTGTAGTTAA
- the LOC122624889 gene encoding dolichyl-diphosphooligosaccharide--protein glycosyltransferase 48 kDa subunit — translation MMWKALLLAVLAIGHCQAVLETDANTLVLLDNLAIRETHSIFFKSLQDRGFKLTYKLADDSSLLLSKYGEYLYKNVIIFAPSVEEFGGDVSVERLAQFVDDGGNVLVAGSEKSGDALREFASECGFELDEENAAVIDHLHYDVSDAGEHTTILTSAKNLIQADTIVGKANRQADAAPLLYRGTGLIADKENPLVLKLLTAESTAYSYNPEASVSDYPHAVGRGTLLIAALQARNNARVVFSGSLLFFSDESFTTAVQYAQSGVFHKLAGNRDVAESISKWVFGETGRLRVASVQHHKEGELLPPDQAYTITDPVVYTIGIEELVQGEWRAFKASDIQLEFVRIDPFVRTYLKQTNSGAYQAKFKIPDVYGVYQFKVDYDRVGYTHLYSTTQVSVRPLEHTQYERFIPSAFPYYTSAFSMMIGVFVFSFVFLHFKDEPVGRAAKEDKKSQ, via the exons atgaTGTGGAAGGCTCTACTGCTCGCCGTTTTGGCGATTGGCCACTGCCAAGCGGTGCTGGAAACGGACGCCAACACCTTAGTTCTTCTGGACAACCTGGCCATCCGCGAGACGCACTCGATCTTCTTCAAATCGCTACAGG ACCGCGGATTCAAGCTCACCTACAAACTGGCAGATGACTCCAGCCTGCTGCTGTCCAAATACGGCGAGTATCTGTACAAGAACGTCATCATTTTCGCACCAAGTGTCGAGGAATTCGGCGGCGATGTGAGCGTGGAGCGTTTGGCCCAATTCGTCGATGATGGCGGCAATGTTCTGGTGGCGGGCAGCGAGAAATCCGGCGACGCTCTGAGGGAATTCGCCTCCGAGTGCGGCTTCGAGCTGGACGAGGAGAATGCGGCGGTCATTGATCATCTGCACTACGATGTCAGCGATGCCGGCGAGCACACAACCATCCTGACCTCCGCAAAGAATCTTATCCAGGCCGACACCATTGTGGGCAAGGCTAACAGGCAGGCGGATGCTGCTCCCCTGCTTTATCGCGGCACTGGACTGATTGCTGACAAGGAGAACCCATTGGTACTCAAACTGCTGACCGCCGAGAGCACCGCCTACAGCTACAATCCCGAGGCCAGTGTCTCCGACTATCCGCATGCCGTTGGCCGTGGCACCCTGCTCATCGCCGCCCTGCAGGCGAGGAACAATGCCCGCGTGGTCTTCTCCGGCTCGCTGCTCTTCTTCTCCGACGAGAGCTTCACCACGGCCGTGCAGTACGCCCAGAGCGGTGTGTTCCACAAGCTGGCCGGCAACCGCGACGTGGCCGAGTCCATTAGCAAGTGGGTATTTGGGGAGACTGGCCGCCTGCGCGTGGCTTCCGTGCAGCATCACAAGGAGGGCGAGCTGCTGCCACCGGATCAGGCGTACACCATCACCGATCCCGTCGTCTACACCATCGGCATCGAGGAGCTGGTGCAGGGCGAGTGGCGCGCCTTCAAGGCTAGCGACATCCAGCTGGAGTTCGTCCGCATCGATCCCTTCGTGCGCACCTATCTGAAGCAAACGAACTCGGGCGCCTACCAGGCCAAATTCAAGATACCCGACGTCTACGGCGTGTACCAGTTCAAGGTGGACTACGATCGCGTTGGTTACACGCACCTGTACAGCACCACCCAGGTGTCGGTGCGCCCGCTGGAGCACACGCAGTACGAGCGGTTCATCCCGAGCGCCTTTCCCTACTACACCAGCGCCTTCTCCATGATGATCGGCGTGTTCGTCTTCTCGTTCGTGTTCCTTCACTTCAAGGATGAGCCCGTAGGAAGGGCCGCCAAGGAGGACAAGAAGTCGCAGTAG
- the LOC122624892 gene encoding uncharacterized protein LOC122624892, which yields MSASAARGSTSLLKRAWNEIPDIVGGSALAIAGIVMATIGVANYYAKDGDNRRYKLGYVVYRHDDPRAQKVRDDEDD from the coding sequence ATGTCCGCATCCGCTGCCCGAGGCTCCACATCGCTGCTGAAGCGCGCCTGGAACGAGATTCCGGACATCGTCGGCGGATCCGCCTTGGCCATCGCCGGAATCGTTATGGCCACCATCGGAGTGGCCAACTACTATGCCAAAGACGGCGACAACCGTCGCTACAAGCTCGGCTACGTTGTGTACCGCCACGATGATCCGCGTGCCCAGAAAGTGCGCGACGACGAGGATGACTAA
- the LOC122623038 gene encoding formin-like protein 5 — MALPSNYKQIAVGGQGPGPATPLQGVVGGGGGSGGGSRSRSSGGGGGGDRNKDQTPIFTHSNYGNPAFTPQKVTKSSSSKNQNESRLPKPPKPPEKPILPYMRYSKRVWDSVKAQHPELKLWELGKKIGAMWKLLPEDEKTEFIDEYEAEKLEYEKSLKAYHQTPAYQAYMSAKSKVKTDVDMHETPSRGGGSKSQHERRIDIQPAEDEDDQDEGYTAKHMAYARYLRNHRLINEIFSEAVVPDVRSVVTTTRMQVLKRQVSSLTMHQTKLEAELQQMEEKFEAKKQRMVESSEAFQEELKRHCKPAVDEDTFQKMVHRMYEDIKRDRQRLDEPNANNTTNPAAAAAPAAAPVTRSEETTKPPTQPGQPGATPAAQEATAAAPAAPPKETPPAVKPTTPNPTPSSTPTPAPAVHVHETASKTDPEPMDIEPPPKPSVPPPPIKPEKLEMAAALPPQSTLVEPPKTEPAKVVAQPGKVPTPVPTPTPPPEVAPAAGAAAAVPTTTTTPTPPPVQQQVPLPQQQSGPAPPPGMPQMHPHPGHPPPGHSLMPPHMGPHQPPPGMPGLPPPPPHTGYANYGGPPHGPPPGPPGGPARPYYQPQYGGHPTPQPYYAPFSPYQQSYGPPPGSHYMSPRPPPPQHNGNPGHPYAPEHGSNPPPPQQQQQQQPPPGHLHEPSGGGPGAPGGGAGAATAAAPGGGVYPTAGAGAGPGAPPAAGGAPLGEAAVAGGAPPPATAPGKHPEAEKHEAD, encoded by the coding sequence ATGGCTCTGCCCAGCAACTACAAGCAGATAGCCGTTGGCGGCCAGGGACCGGGACCAGCCACACCACTCCAGGGCGTCGTGGGCGGTGGCGGAGGCTCCGGCGGCGGCAGCCGGTCGCGTTCAtccggcggcggaggaggtggcgaTCGGAACAAGGATCAGACGCCCATCTTCACGCACAGCAACTATGGGAATCCGGCATTCACGCCACAGAAGGTGACCAAGTCGTCGAGCAGCAAGAACCAGAACGAATCACGGCTACCCAAGCCACCAAAGCCGCCGGAGAAGCCCATTCTGCCATACATGCGGTACTCGAAACGCGTTTGGGACAGCGTCAAGGCGCAACATCCCGAGCTGAAGCTCTGGGAGCTGGGCAAGAAGATCGGCGCCATGTGGAAGCTGCTGCCCGAGGATGAGAAGACGGAGTTCATCGACGAGTACGAGGCGGAGAAGCTGGAGTACGAGAAATCGCTGAAGGCCTATCACCAGACGCCCGCCTATCAGGCCTACATGTCGGCCAAGAGCAAGGTGAAGACCGACGTGGACATGCACGAGACGCCGTCACGCGGTGGCGGCAGTAAGTCGCAGCACGAGCGGCGCATCGACATCCAGCCGgcggaggacgaggatgacCAGGACGAAGGCTATACGGCCAAGCACATGGCCTACGCCCGGTACCTGCGCAACCATCGCCTGATCAACGAGATATTCTCGGAGGCCGTTGTGCCAGATGTGCGCTCGGTGGTGACCACCACGCGGATGCAGGTGCTCAAGAGGCAGGTCAGCTCGCTGACGATGCACCAAACCAAACTCGAGGCGGAACTGCAGCAGATGGAGGAGAAGTTCGAGGCCAAGAAGCAGCGCATGGTGGAGTCCAGCGAGGCCTTCCAGGAGGAGCTGAAGCGCCACTGCAAGCCAGCTGTGGACGAGGACACGTTCCAGAAGATGGTGCATCGCATGTACGAGGATATCAAGCGCGATCGCCAGCGATTGGATGAACCCAATGCGAATAACACGACAaatcctgctgcagctgccgctcCCGCTGCCGCCCCCGTGACAAGGAGCGAGGAGACAACCAAGCCGCCAACGCAGCCGGGTCAGCCAGGTGCCACACCCGCCGCTCAAGAGGCGAcggcagcggcgccagcaGCTCCGCCCAAGGAGACTCCGCCGGCTGTGAAGCCAACCACACCCAATCCCACGCCGAGTTCGACGCCCACACCTGCACCGGCGGTGCATGTCCACGAAACTGCCAGCAAAACGGATCCCGAGCCCATGGACATTGAGCCACCACCGAAGCCATCGGTGCCGCCGCCACCCATCAAGCCAGAGAAGCTGGAGATGGCCGCTGCCCTGCCGCCGCAGTCAACGCTAGTCGAGCCACCCAAAACGGAACCCGCCAAAGTGGTGGCCCAGCCCGGCAAGGTGCCCACCCCAGTTCCGACACCCACACCGCCACCTGAGGTAGCTCCAGCGgccggagcagctgcagcagtgcCCACAACGACGACGACACCAACGCCACCGCCGGTGCAACAACAGGTGCCACTGCCGCAGCAACAGAGCGGTCCAGCTCCTCCGCCCGGCATGCCGCAGATGCATCCACATCCCGGCCATCCGCCACCCGGACATTCCTTGATGCCACCGCACATGGGACCGCATCAGCCGCCGCCGGGAATGCCCGGTctgccgccgccacctccACACACGGGTTATGCCAACTACGGCGGGCCACCACATGGGCCGCCGCCTGGACCACCCGGAGGACCAGCTCGACCGTATTACCAGCCCCAGTACGGAGGACATCCCACGCCACAGCCCTACTACGCACCATTCTCGCCGTATCAGCAGTCCTATGGCCCGCCACCCGGCTCGCACTACATGTCACCGcgtccgccgccgccgcagcacAATGGCAACCCCGGGCATCCATATGCGCCGGAGCATGGAAGCAATCCACCgccaccacagcagcagcagcaacaacagccgccACCAGGTCACCTGCACGAGCCGAGCGGTGGAGGACCAGGAGCCCCAGGCGGTGGAGCTGGCGCGGCAACAGCGGCGGCGCCTGGAGGCGGAGTGTATCCCACTGCCGGGGCAGGAGCGGGACCAGGAGCACCTCcggcagctggaggagcaccGCTAGGCGAGGCAGCAGTAGCTGGGGGAGCTCCGCCCCCGGCAACGGCACCTGGCAAGCATCCAGAGGCGGAGAAACACGAGGCGGACTAA